In Pelosinus sp. UFO1, one genomic interval encodes:
- a CDS encoding pyridoxamine 5'-phosphate oxidase family protein, translating to MQIKEKVYKVLTSHNLMYLSTVDEKGFPKCRSVDFAIGEDESALYFVTHKMSSKVQQIRHNSNVFVVVDHDCHSMGEMQELVYIRSTGKAYIVDTPEEAQTAFGLIMQKFPYLKDLPSDPSDFLVIRVELSQVTVSDNTVHFGYTEEVSYR from the coding sequence ATGCAAATCAAAGAAAAAGTTTATAAGGTTCTTACGAGTCACAATTTAATGTACCTTAGCACAGTCGATGAAAAGGGATTCCCCAAGTGTCGCTCCGTTGATTTTGCAATTGGCGAAGATGAGTCAGCTCTTTACTTCGTAACTCATAAAATGTCCAGCAAAGTACAGCAAATTCGGCATAATAGCAATGTGTTTGTAGTTGTTGACCATGATTGTCACTCGATGGGAGAAATGCAAGAACTCGTTTATATACGATCCACTGGCAAAGCATACATTGTGGATACCCCGGAAGAAGCGCAAACAGCTTTTGGCCTTATCATGCAAAAATTTCCGTATCTAAAAGATTTACCTAGTGATCCAAGTGACTTTCTTGTCATTAGGGTTGAGCTAAGTCAGGTCACTGTGTCTGACAATACTGTTCACTTTGGATATACCGAGGAAGTATCGTATAGATAA
- a CDS encoding nitroreductase family protein produces the protein MQNAAFKQYKVHSASAAILVLGDKLAYKNAENIYSGMLSLGIMDKLEYDSTIQGINNLYESGGEEFQRTEAIRNASLSAMMFMLIAKDEGWDTCPMIGFDPEEVRRIFNIPEK, from the coding sequence CTGCAAAACGCGGCCTTTAAGCAGTACAAGGTGCATAGTGCTTCTGCTGCTATATTAGTCTTAGGCGATAAATTAGCATACAAAAATGCAGAGAATATTTATTCAGGAATGCTCAGTTTAGGTATTATGGATAAATTAGAGTATGATAGCACAATTCAAGGCATAAACAATCTTTACGAAAGCGGGGGTGAAGAGTTTCAACGTACTGAGGCTATAAGAAATGCTTCTCTTTCGGCTATGATGTTTATGCTAATCGCAAAAGATGAGGGATGGGACACTTGTCCCATGATTGGGTTTGATCCAGAGGAGGTTCGGCGGATTTTTAATATCCCTGAAAAGTAG
- a CDS encoding pirin family protein: MLNKYPSGNHGKANHGWLKSLFHFSFAEYYNPERMNFGVLRVVNDDLVATNTGFAMHPHRDMEIVSYVIDGELTHEDSMGNKNNISRGHIQYMSAGTGVVHSEHNFGIDPLRFLQIWINPNQTGLEPYYGDYKFDWNLRKNRLLHMVSPKAGGASVKIHSDASLYALELDKGLYMDFNVGVDRQVYLIQIEGASDVNGLVLNAKDAAESVEESLVIKALETSHLLIVEMKKA; this comes from the coding sequence ATGTTAAACAAATATCCATCGGGGAATCATGGTAAAGCTAACCATGGTTGGTTGAAAAGTCTGTTTCATTTTTCGTTTGCTGAATACTATAACCCAGAGCGCATGAACTTTGGCGTTTTACGGGTGGTTAATGATGATTTAGTCGCGACAAATACGGGATTTGCTATGCATCCCCATCGCGATATGGAAATCGTTTCTTACGTAATCGATGGTGAACTAACCCATGAAGATAGTATGGGTAATAAAAATAACATTTCGCGCGGACATATCCAGTATATGAGTGCGGGAACAGGCGTTGTGCATAGCGAACATAATTTTGGAATCGATCCACTTCGTTTCTTACAGATTTGGATAAATCCTAATCAAACAGGTCTCGAACCATATTATGGCGACTACAAGTTCGACTGGAACTTAAGGAAGAACCGTCTATTGCACATGGTGTCGCCAAAAGCAGGAGGAGCTTCAGTTAAGATTCACTCCGATGCGAGCCTCTATGCTCTCGAATTGGATAAGGGATTGTATATGGACTTCAATGTAGGGGTAGATCGTCAGGTCTATCTGATTCAGATTGAAGGAGCGTCTGACGTAAATGGATTGGTATTAAACGCAAAAGATGCTGCAGAGAGCGTGGAGGAGTCCCTCGTTATCAAGGCGTTAGAAACATCCCATTTGCTAATTGTCGAAATGAAAAAAGCCTAG
- a CDS encoding CDGSH iron-sulfur domain-containing protein has translation MGMYDRKSPYMLPEEPKTQAVCTCGKTGNPPYCDGSHQGTGKEPAIIQMEKGKTVAICGCGKSANIPYCDGSCSR, from the coding sequence ATGGGAATGTATGATAGGAAGAGTCCGTATATGTTGCCAGAAGAACCTAAGACACAAGCTGTTTGCACCTGCGGTAAGACAGGAAATCCGCCATACTGCGACGGCTCCCACCAAGGAACTGGTAAGGAACCAGCAATTATTCAAATGGAGAAGGGCAAAACTGTTGCTATTTGTGGGTGTGGTAAGTCTGCGAATATTCCTTATTGCGATGGCAGTTGTAGCCGATAG
- a CDS encoding helix-turn-helix domain-containing protein translates to MYDLTPIIGENLAKLRRKKRLSLDKLSELSGISKAMIGQIERGESNPTVNTLWKIASGLRVSFGKLIDTNQPATELVRLNDITPITDTDGMTLVPLFSFDNDKGFEIFSITMAPHSVHEAAGHVGGSEEYVLSFEGDLEITLESETYTLAAGDAIRFKSDQTHTYRNPSDKIVKFQTILYYS, encoded by the coding sequence ATGTATGATTTGACGCCGATAATCGGAGAAAATCTTGCCAAGCTTCGCCGTAAAAAGAGACTTAGTCTTGATAAACTATCCGAACTTTCGGGAATCAGCAAGGCAATGATTGGACAGATAGAGCGAGGAGAATCAAATCCGACTGTTAATACCCTATGGAAGATTGCTTCCGGGCTTCGCGTATCCTTTGGTAAACTGATTGATACAAATCAACCTGCAACTGAGTTAGTACGGCTAAACGATATTACTCCAATAACAGATACTGACGGAATGACCTTAGTTCCGTTGTTCTCTTTTGATAACGATAAGGGCTTTGAAATATTTTCGATTACCATGGCACCACATTCCGTACATGAAGCCGCCGGTCATGTGGGGGGATCTGAAGAATACGTATTGTCCTTCGAAGGAGATCTCGAGATAACCTTGGAATCGGAGACCTATACGCTGGCTGCAGGTGACGCAATTCGTTTCAAATCTGACCAAACACATACGTATAGAAACCCTTCCGATAAAATCGTGAAGTTTCAAACTATCCTCTATTATTCTTGA
- a CDS encoding L-2-amino-thiazoline-4-carboxylic acid hydrolase: MIDNKISIKGDPIVDIQRGAMGHRATWTGLTYTKAREAGKAEEAEKFIREAISETGKVQGAEIKAKCQEPENVSCFAETFLTPNVVKTFELEFKTKTEERVDVEFHHCPLVKAWQDLGFDDATCEKLCDMAMDGDRRIAKAMGFGFHLGDTIAKGCKTCQVSFFKKGNK, from the coding sequence ATGATTGATAACAAAATTAGTATCAAAGGTGACCCAATAGTAGACATTCAGAGAGGTGCAATGGGACATCGTGCAACCTGGACCGGTTTAACATACACAAAGGCCAGAGAAGCAGGGAAGGCAGAAGAAGCAGAAAAATTCATTCGTGAAGCAATTTCTGAAACTGGTAAGGTCCAAGGCGCCGAAATCAAAGCCAAATGCCAGGAACCGGAAAACGTTTCCTGCTTTGCAGAAACTTTCCTAACTCCGAATGTCGTCAAGACTTTTGAACTTGAATTCAAGACAAAAACTGAGGAAAGAGTGGATGTGGAATTCCATCACTGCCCACTGGTGAAAGCATGGCAGGATTTAGGCTTTGATGATGCAACCTGCGAGAAATTATGCGACATGGCTATGGATGGTGACAGGCGTATTGCTAAGGCCATGGGATTTGGATTCCACTTGGGAGATACCATTGCTAAAGGATGCAAGACTTGTCAGGTATCTTTTTTTAAAAAGGGTAATAAGTAA
- a CDS encoding serine dehydratase subunit alpha family protein, giving the protein MDKIQYDNFVRILKEELIPAMGCTEPIAIAFTAAKAREVLGQMPERMVIRCSGNIIKNVKGVVVPNSGGQKGVEVAGILGVVAGKTELELQVISQVKQEDIDKAKMLYSQGICSCELEEGEENLYIRAELTAGQEMAAVEVRSKHNHIARIEKNGQLVFEQNDIATQKSGDRSKLNIRDILQFANEVKLDDVREIIGRQIRYNSAISEEGLTNKWGAQVGQTFLKLGGNDVRIRARAAAAAGSDARMNGCALPVVINSGSGNQGITCTMPVVVYAEDMGADVDTLYRALVLTNLLSLHQKRYIGNLSAYCGAVSAGASAACGIAYLNGADYDVIGKTIINALGNVGGIVCDGAKASCAAKISSAVDAGIMGYEMAKSNLVFPFGEGLVEKDYEHTIQNIGRMGRYGMKSTDVEILNIMIGR; this is encoded by the coding sequence ATGGATAAGATTCAATATGATAATTTTGTTAGGATATTAAAAGAAGAGTTGATTCCAGCTATGGGCTGTACGGAACCGATTGCCATTGCGTTTACAGCCGCGAAGGCAAGAGAGGTCCTTGGACAGATGCCGGAACGGATGGTTATCCGCTGCAGCGGCAATATAATTAAAAATGTTAAGGGCGTTGTCGTACCTAATTCCGGCGGTCAGAAAGGCGTCGAAGTGGCAGGCATTTTAGGCGTTGTCGCAGGAAAGACAGAACTGGAGCTTCAGGTCATCAGCCAGGTAAAACAGGAAGACATCGATAAGGCCAAAATGTTATACAGCCAGGGAATCTGCAGCTGTGAGCTGGAAGAAGGAGAAGAAAATCTTTACATCCGCGCAGAATTGACAGCCGGACAGGAAATGGCAGCTGTGGAAGTCAGAAGCAAGCACAATCACATTGCCAGAATTGAAAAAAATGGTCAGTTGGTATTTGAACAGAATGATATTGCAACTCAAAAGTCTGGGGATAGGTCAAAGCTCAATATTAGGGACATACTCCAGTTTGCCAATGAAGTAAAATTGGATGATGTAAGAGAGATCATCGGTAGACAGATTAGGTACAATTCCGCCATATCAGAAGAAGGCTTAACCAATAAATGGGGGGCCCAGGTGGGACAGACTTTCCTGAAACTTGGCGGTAATGATGTGCGGATCAGGGCAAGAGCGGCAGCGGCGGCAGGCTCTGATGCGAGAATGAATGGTTGTGCCCTCCCGGTAGTCATCAACTCAGGAAGCGGAAACCAGGGGATCACCTGTACGATGCCGGTTGTCGTTTATGCTGAAGATATGGGAGCAGATGTGGATACCCTTTATAGGGCTCTTGTTCTGACAAACCTTTTATCCCTTCATCAGAAACGTTATATTGGAAACCTGTCTGCTTACTGTGGAGCCGTATCAGCCGGAGCATCTGCAGCTTGCGGCATTGCTTATCTGAATGGTGCGGATTATGATGTCATCGGAAAGACCATCATCAATGCTCTGGGGAATGTGGGCGGCATTGTGTGCGATGGGGCCAAGGCTTCGTGCGCAGCAAAAATTTCCAGCGCAGTAGATGCGGGTATCATGGGCTATGAAATGGCAAAAAGCAATCTGGTCTTTCCATTCGGAGAAGGACTTGTGGAAAAAGATTATGAACATACAATCCAGAATATCGGCCGTATGGGCCGCTATGGCATGAAATCCACTGATGTAGAAATCCTTAATATTATGATTGGAAGGTAA
- a CDS encoding MFS transporter, with the protein MKKRWVVLAVSWIVFFVAFLDRVNLSVAMPLISKEFSLSPEQVGYLFSAFFITYTIFQIPGGYLSDKVGPKKVLLVALVWWSIMTMATGVARSFSQFFIVRVLFGIGEGLQPPCAFKLNSNWFPNQERATANAIFTSACSFGPAIAPSIAVAIIGLWGWHALFYIFGGLGFVILPLLHFLVKNSPEEDPTISKEEFEYIKNGQVEIAQSTSDETSVGLMSVLKNRNICLLALTYFGFMCAFFGLLSWLPSYLVKARGFELVKMGIFSGLPFLALGIAQPFGGWLSDKVFSGHRKTQAILVNLAAGPVLYGVVAAPTENIAMGLLVCTGFLVGMAFGPLWAMPMESVKRSYVGMATGVMNAGGSIGGILSPIIIGYLVGMSGYNAAFVFMGGALVFTALVVSLVKLPQKVDVHLTPTTEI; encoded by the coding sequence ATGAAAAAACGTTGGGTAGTTTTAGCGGTATCATGGATCGTATTTTTCGTGGCATTTCTCGATCGGGTAAATTTGTCGGTAGCTATGCCCCTCATCTCCAAGGAATTTTCACTATCCCCAGAACAAGTCGGATATCTTTTTAGTGCATTTTTTATTACATACACCATCTTTCAGATACCAGGTGGCTATCTGAGCGACAAAGTCGGGCCAAAAAAAGTGTTGCTTGTCGCCTTAGTATGGTGGTCGATTATGACAATGGCTACAGGGGTAGCTCGTTCATTTTCCCAATTTTTTATCGTACGTGTTCTCTTTGGTATTGGCGAAGGTCTTCAGCCTCCTTGCGCCTTCAAGCTAAATAGTAATTGGTTTCCCAATCAGGAACGGGCAACTGCGAATGCAATATTTACCTCAGCATGTTCCTTCGGTCCTGCTATTGCACCGTCAATCGCTGTGGCTATTATTGGTCTCTGGGGCTGGCATGCGCTCTTTTATATTTTTGGTGGATTAGGCTTTGTAATTCTTCCCTTGTTACATTTTCTGGTGAAAAATTCTCCGGAAGAGGATCCTACTATCTCGAAAGAGGAATTTGAGTATATAAAAAATGGACAAGTAGAAATAGCCCAGTCAACGTCAGATGAAACGAGTGTAGGACTCATGAGCGTACTGAAAAATCGGAATATCTGTTTATTAGCCCTTACTTATTTCGGATTTATGTGTGCATTCTTTGGTTTATTATCCTGGCTCCCCAGTTATTTAGTGAAAGCACGTGGTTTTGAATTGGTGAAAATGGGTATCTTCTCGGGATTGCCATTTTTAGCACTGGGAATTGCCCAACCATTTGGTGGATGGCTTTCCGATAAGGTGTTTAGCGGCCACCGCAAAACCCAGGCAATTCTTGTGAATTTAGCAGCTGGGCCAGTGCTTTATGGTGTGGTTGCAGCCCCAACAGAAAATATTGCTATGGGACTTCTGGTTTGCACAGGTTTTCTTGTAGGTATGGCGTTTGGTCCCTTATGGGCTATGCCGATGGAATCGGTTAAACGCAGTTATGTAGGTATGGCGACCGGCGTTATGAATGCAGGTGGTAGTATAGGTGGTATTTTATCTCCGATTATCATTGGATATTTGGTTGGCATGTCAGGTTATAATGCTGCATTCGTCTTTATGGGTGGTGCATTAGTCTTCACCGCTTTAGTTGTATCTTTAGTAAAATTACCTCAGAAAGTTGATGTGCATCTTACACCAACGACTGAAATTTAA
- a CDS encoding methyl-accepting chemotaxis protein, giving the protein MIDIVEKLTEATGYATNNVEQVAQGASDLAESGQNSIKLAQEMSDKTRQTTELLEFIKAIAAQTNLLGLNAAIEAARAGEHGRGFAVVAEEVRKLSDQSQEAMKKIQKTLQEMNTAVMQMGKATEITGTVSQQQAASTQEIMSTLEEINSTAKRLELVINRYR; this is encoded by the coding sequence ATGATTGATATCGTTGAGAAATTGACAGAGGCCACTGGTTATGCTACCAACAATGTTGAACAAGTGGCGCAGGGGGCATCTGATCTAGCGGAATCTGGACAAAATAGTATTAAGTTGGCTCAGGAAATGAGCGATAAAACCCGTCAGACTACCGAACTATTGGAATTTATAAAAGCCATTGCTGCTCAAACGAATCTCCTAGGTTTAAATGCTGCCATTGAGGCAGCTAGGGCGGGAGAACATGGTCGTGGCTTTGCTGTAGTGGCAGAAGAGGTTCGCAAACTGTCTGATCAGTCACAAGAGGCAATGAAAAAAATTCAAAAAACATTACAAGAAATGAATACGGCTGTGATGCAAATGGGTAAAGCAACGGAGATAACTGGGACAGTAAGTCAACAGCAGGCGGCATCTACCCAGGAAATAATGTCTACTCTTGAGGAGATTAATAGTACAGCAAAGCGATTAGAGTTAGTTATCAATCGGTATCGATGA
- a CDS encoding AraC family transcriptional regulator yields MCGIKPQEEVKFWVLPHLNNIELLRATYITHSFTRHTHEGFGIGVIEGGALEFFYRGEKLIAPSGHINLVIPGEAHDGHAASEIGWSYRMFYLKPELLQQAAFEIAGKATGIPFFRDGIIKDAYLAALIRNFHLMLEGSDMPVIEQESYLLTMLTLCILRHANEPLLLRSVGKQKKEVNRAREYIEDNYKENISIQQLSTISGLSPFHLIRVFGDSIGVPPHLYLKQVKIKRAKELLAKGVSPLFVAHELGFVDQSHFSKQFKQITGITPSKYSNFIQGFSPKKV; encoded by the coding sequence ATGTGTGGGATTAAACCACAAGAGGAAGTGAAATTTTGGGTACTGCCACATTTGAATAACATTGAATTACTTCGTGCCACATATATTACCCACTCTTTTACAAGACACACCCATGAAGGATTTGGGATTGGCGTTATTGAAGGTGGTGCCCTTGAGTTCTTTTATCGAGGTGAAAAGCTGATTGCTCCTTCCGGGCACATCAATTTAGTGATTCCTGGAGAAGCTCATGACGGGCACGCTGCATCAGAGATAGGTTGGTCCTACCGGATGTTTTATCTTAAACCAGAACTGCTGCAACAAGCCGCTTTTGAGATCGCTGGTAAAGCAACTGGCATCCCCTTCTTTCGTGATGGCATTATAAAAGATGCTTATCTGGCTGCCCTTATAAGAAATTTCCATCTGATGCTGGAAGGGTCTGATATGCCCGTGATTGAACAAGAATCATATCTTTTAACAATGCTTACTCTGTGTATTTTACGTCATGCGAACGAACCTTTACTATTGCGAAGTGTAGGTAAACAGAAAAAAGAAGTGAATCGGGCAAGAGAATATATTGAGGATAATTATAAAGAGAATATTTCCATTCAACAGCTATCTACTATTTCTGGTCTCAGCCCGTTTCATTTAATACGTGTTTTTGGAGATAGCATTGGAGTTCCCCCACATCTATATCTGAAACAGGTGAAAATTAAGCGAGCCAAGGAGCTTCTAGCTAAGGGCGTTTCTCCGCTTTTTGTTGCCCACGAATTAGGATTTGTAGATCAAAGTCACTTTTCTAAACAATTCAAGCAAATTACCGGGATTACGCCTAGTAAATATAGCAATTTTATACAAGGATTCTCTCCGAAAAAAGTCTAA
- a CDS encoding tRNA synthetase subunit beta gives MYVTELWRKTYPGACVGFMVLSNVFTAGQCIELKKCKRNLEINLREKFVNEEELSGHEAIKAYNAYYKRYSKTYHVLQQLKSIVFKGKSIPDVTGLVEAMFMAELKNCLLTAGHDYEILKFPLKLDVGMGDEKYILMNGKEQIVKRDDMMIADTEGIISSVIHGPDSRSRITTETRKVVFIVYAPSGISQDVVLGHLSDIYAYAKLAAPDAKIEQQEVYS, from the coding sequence TTGTATGTAACGGAATTATGGAGAAAAACATATCCCGGAGCTTGTGTGGGATTTATGGTTCTCAGCAATGTATTTACTGCCGGGCAGTGTATAGAGCTTAAGAAGTGCAAACGTAATTTAGAAATCAATCTTCGAGAAAAATTTGTAAATGAGGAAGAGTTATCTGGTCATGAGGCAATCAAGGCCTATAACGCATATTATAAGAGATACTCTAAGACGTACCACGTATTGCAGCAGCTGAAATCAATTGTCTTTAAAGGCAAGTCCATTCCTGATGTTACGGGACTCGTTGAGGCCATGTTTATGGCAGAACTTAAAAATTGCCTTTTAACTGCGGGGCATGATTATGAGATACTTAAGTTCCCTTTAAAGCTTGATGTAGGTATGGGGGATGAAAAATATATACTGATGAATGGTAAAGAACAAATTGTGAAACGTGATGATATGATGATTGCAGATACGGAAGGGATTATCTCAAGTGTTATACATGGTCCTGACTCACGTTCGCGAATTACAACTGAAACTCGAAAAGTTGTTTTTATAGTTTATGCCCCTTCAGGTATCTCGCAAGACGTAGTATTAGGTCATTTGTCCGACATCTACGCTTATGCAAAATTAGCAGCCCCTGATGCCAAAATAGAGCAACAAGAAGTATATAGTTAA
- a CDS encoding OmpH family outer membrane protein: MSKIKCLAIMLAVCILTLFVFIGSSSAATSLATTEQMPTKSSNSLSQSKSIGFVDVSRIMSESPIVKSFQNELNQKGKELSDQLVIEESNLLLSNSNKGRMHFTRSFLNLKII, encoded by the coding sequence ATGAGTAAAATAAAGTGCTTGGCTATTATGCTAGCAGTTTGCATATTGACTTTATTTGTTTTTATTGGCAGTTCCAGCGCTGCCACGTCATTAGCGACAACAGAACAAATGCCAACGAAATCATCAAATAGCCTTTCTCAAAGTAAATCTATTGGGTTTGTGGACGTAAGCAGGATAATGTCAGAAAGTCCTATAGTGAAGTCCTTTCAGAATGAGCTTAATCAGAAAGGGAAAGAGTTATCTGATCAATTGGTAATAGAGGAGTCTAATCTACTGCTGAGCAATTCAAACAAAGGCAGAATGCACTTTACCAGGAGTTTCTTGAACTTAAAGATAATTTAG
- a CDS encoding tetratricopeptide repeat protein, producing MNIFIRITCYCCTMLFMLLVFTGATYAEGKPLFSDFTPSTTWVMDSNSGVKLLVLTSKPEGDEGIVYDWVGGSLNGYAQGEGIVKEYKKGIVTCFYKGSFVRGKMQGHFIGKVFGANEGSIEWNCIDGNLTGKLALVSAKIKMEFNMENNKISSGLISMPDENSTIEIKCANGQVISAKMNFANGSYEGGFNRNGMNGRGILKTTDGTIYEGEFLNNNKHGKGKLIFPNGKVYIGDFVEGEITGDGTLYDSAGKIIGQGRWEKSKLVESTPAANDPVAYYTRGLTYEQNSKNDLALADYNHAIEMDPKCIEAYKYRGRLYEKIKKYDLAIADYSSILKNDPNHGSAYVSRGECYRVTGRIDLAIADFNQALAINPNDVNAYIKRGELFAAHKQNDVALADLNRAVELEKSNIPFALYSRAKLLKNMGRYEDAFEDYKHALRNAPHDIVVYFERGNLYEEMRQYDLAIADYSKGIEIYPIVANGYQKRGAAYGKSGQYDLAAGDYRKALQLKIASSTLNMTFFNLAQALELTEQQEEAATYYQEALKYGLLDKWKAKAESRLSGEWNSYKEWM from the coding sequence ATGAATATTTTTATAAGAATAACCTGTTACTGCTGCACGATGTTGTTTATGCTACTTGTTTTTACAGGAGCAACATATGCCGAAGGCAAACCGTTATTTTCAGACTTTACTCCCAGCACAACCTGGGTTATGGATTCAAATTCAGGTGTAAAACTACTGGTTTTAACTTCTAAACCAGAGGGAGATGAGGGAATTGTTTACGATTGGGTGGGAGGAAGTCTTAATGGTTATGCTCAGGGTGAGGGGATTGTTAAAGAGTACAAAAAAGGTATTGTTACTTGCTTCTATAAGGGAAGCTTTGTCCGAGGTAAAATGCAAGGGCATTTTATTGGTAAAGTATTCGGGGCAAATGAGGGTAGTATTGAGTGGAACTGTATTGATGGAAATCTCACTGGAAAGCTTGCTCTGGTATCGGCAAAGATCAAAATGGAATTCAATATGGAGAATAACAAAATAAGTTCTGGTCTAATATCAATGCCAGATGAAAATAGTACGATAGAAATTAAATGTGCTAACGGGCAAGTCATTTCAGCCAAAATGAATTTTGCCAATGGTTCTTATGAAGGTGGCTTCAATCGAAATGGTATGAATGGAAGGGGTATTTTAAAAACAACTGACGGAACTATTTACGAAGGGGAGTTTTTGAACAATAATAAGCACGGAAAAGGAAAACTTATCTTTCCTAATGGTAAGGTCTACATCGGTGATTTTGTAGAAGGGGAGATTACAGGTGATGGGACCTTATATGATAGTGCTGGTAAAATTATTGGGCAAGGAAGATGGGAAAAAAGTAAGCTCGTCGAGTCAACACCCGCAGCAAACGATCCGGTGGCATACTATACCAGAGGGCTTACGTACGAACAAAATAGTAAAAATGATTTAGCACTGGCTGATTATAATCATGCAATTGAAATGGATCCTAAATGTATAGAAGCCTATAAATATCGGGGGCGGCTTTATGAAAAAATAAAAAAATATGATTTAGCGATTGCCGATTACAGCAGTATTCTCAAGAATGATCCCAATCATGGGAGTGCTTATGTTAGCCGTGGAGAGTGCTATAGAGTAACAGGACGAATTGATTTGGCAATTGCTGATTTTAATCAGGCGTTAGCAATTAACCCTAATGATGTAAATGCATATATTAAGCGGGGAGAATTATTTGCAGCACATAAACAGAATGACGTAGCACTTGCTGATTTAAATCGTGCGGTGGAACTTGAAAAATCAAATATACCTTTTGCTTTATATTCCCGAGCTAAGTTGTTAAAGAATATGGGGAGATATGAGGACGCATTTGAAGATTACAAACATGCATTGAGGAATGCCCCTCATGATATAGTTGTTTATTTTGAGCGTGGAAACCTCTATGAAGAGATGAGGCAATATGACTTAGCAATTGCTGATTATAGTAAGGGGATAGAGATATATCCGATTGTTGCCAATGGCTATCAAAAACGGGGAGCAGCCTATGGGAAAAGCGGGCAATATGATCTTGCTGCAGGCGATTATCGCAAAGCTTTACAATTGAAAATTGCCAGTTCTACACTTAATATGACATTTTTTAATTTGGCACAAGCTCTTGAATTAACTGAACAGCAAGAGGAAGCTGCTACATATTATCAAGAAGCACTAAAATACGGCTTACTAGATAAGTGGAAAGCAAAAGCTGAATCTAGGTTGAGCGGAGAATGGAATAGCTATAAAGAGTGGATGTAG
- a CDS encoding permease, translating into MDISSLVLEYIQNDVDLITWKIILNFKTIFLGIIIEALPFILISVIVSSLLHNFVSEELIRRVLPKNKTYSIMLACFLGMIFPACDCGMVPIVRRLVMKGVPLYSAVAFMLSAPIINPVVATATTYAFNSSEMALTRISVAFLIAFTTGWLISKLFKGTELKDMEHSHNHSCGCTCHSHSEHKVLLREKFLNVLDDACNEFFEMGKYLILGSFIGAAVQTFIPRGLLLNIGHEPLLSIIVMMLFAFAISVCSSADAFIASSFSTSFTTGSLVAFMVFGPMIDIKNTLMLLHTFRLRFVIFLVAIVSLLCVLETYLLINIL; encoded by the coding sequence TTGGATATTTCCAGTTTAGTTTTAGAGTATATACAAAACGATGTAGACTTAATCACGTGGAAAATTATTCTTAACTTTAAAACAATATTCTTAGGAATCATTATTGAAGCATTGCCTTTTATTTTAATCAGTGTAATCGTTTCGTCATTATTACATAATTTCGTTTCCGAGGAATTGATTCGTAGAGTGTTGCCTAAAAATAAAACATATAGCATTATGCTAGCGTGTTTTTTGGGAATGATTTTTCCAGCATGTGATTGTGGAATGGTACCAATTGTTAGACGGTTAGTAATGAAGGGTGTACCGTTATATTCTGCAGTGGCATTTATGCTTTCTGCCCCTATTATTAATCCAGTAGTAGCTACTGCTACGACATATGCTTTTAATAGCAGTGAAATGGCCTTAACTAGGATAAGTGTTGCTTTTTTAATAGCCTTTACCACAGGATGGTTAATCAGTAAGTTGTTTAAAGGTACGGAGTTAAAAGATATGGAACATAGCCATAATCATAGTTGCGGTTGTACATGTCATTCGCATAGTGAACATAAAGTGCTGTTGCGCGAAAAATTCTTGAATGTTCTAGATGATGCGTGTAATGAGTTTTTTGAAATGGGAAAGTATTTAATACTTGGATCATTTATAGGTGCGGCTGTACAGACCTTTATACCTCGAGGACTTCTTCTGAATATTGGTCATGAACCACTACTATCAATCATCGTAATGATGTTATTTGCATTTGCAATTTCGGTCTGTTCCTCTGCCGATGCATTTATTGCTTCATCATTTAGCACTAGTTTTACGACTGGATCACTTGTTGCTTTTATGGTTTTCGGTCCAATGATAGATATAAAGAATACGTTAATGCTTTTACATACTTTTCGTTTACGGTTCGTGATTTTCTTGGTGGCGATAGTTTCGTTATTATGCGTATTAGAAACATATCTATTGATTAATATATTATAG